The following proteins are encoded in a genomic region of Gimesia algae:
- a CDS encoding acyl-CoA thioesterase: protein MSASHEIEIRVRYNETDAMGFLHHGNYFTYFEMGRTELFRSQGGNYREMEEKGYLLVVAKIECKYRLPARYDDVLTLRTTLSRVTGAKLEHKYELFRDGASVAVAHSVIACVDREGNIQRMPAAMEQLGTESE from the coding sequence ATGTCTGCCTCGCATGAGATAGAAATCCGCGTCCGCTACAACGAAACCGACGCGATGGGTTTTCTGCATCATGGTAATTACTTCACCTATTTTGAAATGGGTCGCACGGAACTCTTCCGATCTCAAGGTGGCAACTATCGCGAGATGGAAGAGAAAGGCTACCTGCTGGTGGTCGCGAAGATCGAATGCAAATACCGGCTGCCGGCCCGCTATGACGATGTGTTGACGCTGCGAACCACGCTCTCCCGCGTTACCGGCGCCAAGCTGGAACACAAATATGAACTGTTTCGTGACGGCGCGAGTGTTGCTGTCGCTCACAGCGTTATTGCCTGTGTGGACCGCGAAGGAAATATCCAACGCATGCCCGCGGCGATGGAGCAACTGGGTACCGAGAGTGAGTAG